In bacterium, the genomic stretch TGGTGTATTTGACGACTTCACGGGGCGCAAGACGAAAGCAACACACCAACTCGAGCTAAAACCCAACGAACCGCTTATCTTTGGAGAAAACGGGGGGAAAGGCATAGGGCTCTCGGGTCTTAGTCCACAAATCCTTGAGCAGGAGATGGACGGAATGCTGGAGAACGTTGCTATACACGATCCGAAGAGTCGTGTCATGGCGCACATCCTTTCACAACTTGACTACCCACGATTTCCTGTTCCAATGGGAATCTTCTTTCAAGAAACGCGAGAGGTTTATGAGGATGCGCTCCATGCACAAATTGATGCTGCAAAAATAAAG encodes the following:
- a CDS encoding 2-oxoacid:ferredoxin oxidoreductase subunit beta translates to GVFDDFTGRKTKATHQLELKPNEPLIFGENGGKGIGLSGLSPQILEQEMDGMLENVAIHDPKSRVMAHILSQLDYPRFPVPMGIFFQETREVYEDALHAQIDAAKIKKGASSDLRKLLHGSDSWKLS